The Kitasatospora albolonga nucleotide sequence GGATACGGCTACTCCCTCTGGGAGTTCAAGGTCTTCGGTACGCGGGACGGGGGCGGCGGCCCGGAGATTCCCGGCGGCGGCGACCTCGGGCCGAACGTCCATGTCTTCGACCCGTCCACGCCGGACATCCAGGGCAAGGTGGACGAGATCTTCGAGCAGCAGGAGGAGGCCCAGTTCGGCTCCGGGCGCCACGCGCTGCTGTTCAAACCGGGTACGTACAACAACCTGAACGCGCAGATCGGGTTCTACACCCAGATCGCCGGCCTCGGGCTGCACCCGAACGACACCACGTTCAACGGTGATGTGACGGTCGACGCGGGCTGGTTCGACGGGAACGCCACCCAGAACTTCTGGCGCGCGGCCGAGAACCTCACCCTCAACCCGGTCTCCGGGACCAACCGCTGGGCCGTCTCCCAGGCCGCCCCCTTCCGCCGCATGCACGTCAAGGGCGGGCTCAACCTCGCCCCCGACGGCTACGGCTGGGCCAGCGGCGGCTACATCGCCGACAGCAAGATCGACGGCGAGGTGGGCCCGTACTCCCAGCAGCAGTGGTACACCCGCGACAGCTCCGTCGGCGGCTGGACCAACGCTGTCTGGAACATGACGTTCTCCGGTGTGCAGGGCGCGCCCGCGACCAGCTATCCGAACCCCCCGTACACCACGCTCGACACCACCCCGATCTCGCGCGAGAAGCCGTTCCTCTACCTGGACGGCAACGAGTACAAGGTGTTCGTCCCGGAGAAGCGCGTCAACGCGCGCGGCGTCTCCTGGGACGGCGGAAGCCAGCGGGGCGAGTCCATCCCGCTGGACCGCTTCTACGTCGTCAAGCAGGGCGCCACGGCGGCGACCATCAACGCGGCGCTCGCCCAGGGGCTCAACCTGCTGTTCACGCCCGGGGTTTACCACGTGGACCGGACGATCGAGGTGAACCGCGCCAACACCGTCGTCCTGGGTCTCGGCCTCGCCACGGTCATCCCGGACAACGGGGTGACCGCGATGAAGGTCGCCGATGTCGACGGCGTGAAGCTGGCCGGATTCCTCATCGACGCCGGTCCCGTCAACTCGCCGACCCTGCTGGAGATCGGCCCGCAGGGCGCCTCCGCCGACCACGCGGCCAACCCCACCACCGTGCAGGACGTGTTCATCCGCATCGGCGGCGCGGGCCCCGGCAAGGCGACCACCAGCCTGGTGGTCAACAGCCATGACACGATCATCGACCACACGTGGGTGTGGCGCGCGGACCACGGCGAGGGCTGGGGCTGGGAGACCAACCGGGCCGACTACGGCGTCCGCGTCAACGGCGACGACGTCCTGGCCACCGGACTCTTCGTCGAGCACTTCAACAAGTACGACGTCGAGTGGTACGGCGAACGCGGCCGCACCATCTTCTTCCAGAACGAGAAAGCGTACGACGCACCCAACCAGGCCGCCATCCAGAACGGCGACACCAAGGGCTACGCCGCCTACCGCGTCGACGACTCGGTCGAACAGCACGAAGGCTGGGGCATGGGCAGCTACTGCTACTACAACGTCGACCCCACCATCATCCAGGAACACGGCTTCAAGGCACCGGTCAAACCGGGCGTGAGGTTCCACAACCTGCTGGTCGTCTCCCTGGGCGGCCACGGGCAGTACCAGCACGTCATCAACAACATCGGCTCCCCGACCTCGGGAACGTCGACGATCCCCTCGACCGTCGTCAACTTCCCCTGATCTAGCGGTACTTCCCCTGACCGCACCGCAGGAGCCCTCCGGTGGACGTGACCGTCCGGCCGGAGGGCTCCCGCCTGCGCGCTCAGCGGCGGAGCCGGTGCTCGATGAGGGTGATGGCGTCGTCCACGAACCGTTCGAAGTACGCGTCGCTGGTGAGCGTGGGCAGTTCGGCGGCGGCACGGGCGTACGGCACGTCCAGATCGGGGTGGGCGGCGAGCCAGGGCGCGGGCACGGGCTGCTGCATCATCGCCCGGACGGTCGCGTCGCTGCGGTCGTAGCGGTAGTCGATCAGCAGGGTGAAGGCGAAGACGTCCTGGAGGAAGCGGCCACGGACGTGCACCGCGTCTTCCAGGCCGAGCCCGATCGCACAGAGGAACGCCAGCATCTCCTCGGTGTGCAGGAGCCGGGCCGGGTGGATCTCGGCCGGGGTGACTCGCTCGTCCAGGGAGATCAGGGTCGCGCGGGGCACGGCGCGGTACTGCTCGCGGGCCGCGCGGTAGATCCGGCGGACCGTGGAGCGCCAGTCGTCGACGTCGTACACATGGCGGGGCAGCCGCTCCATCATCAGCCGGGCGGTGAGGTCGACGACCTCCTGCCGGTCCTGCACCAGGTTGTACAACGCCCTCGGCGTGACCCGCAGTTCCTCGGCGAGCCGCCGCATGGTCAGGGCCCCGAACCCCTCCTCGCCTGCGATGCGCAGTGCGGCCCGCGCGATCCGGTCCCGGTCGAGCGGCGGGCGCTCGGCGGCGGGCGGACGGCCGCGGCGGGGCCGGGGGCCGGGTGAGGTCATGACGGGGTGGCTTCCGGTCGGGGGCGGCGGCGGGGCGGGGTCACCACCGAGTTTAAGGGGTGCGCGGTTTCCGGGGCCGTACGGCTTCGAGGGTGGTGCGGCGGGCCGCTACCCGGCGACCGTGAGCAGGAGTTCGCAGTCCATCGTCTGAGTGTAGGCCCGGCCGTCCTGCGTGTACTCGAAGCGGCACCGGCGGACAGGGCCTTCCGGCGGTGATGTGATCTTCAGCCTCACCGCGTAGAAGATGTCGCTCGTCTCCCCGGCCGGGACCTCGACGGCCCTGTCCGCGTAGTTCCTCAGCCGGGCGAAGTCGGGTGTGTGGGGCTCCCCCTCGGTCGCCAGCAGCGGGAGCCCGTCGGTGTCGCTCATGTCGTACGCGCCGTACCCCAGGACCTCGATGCCGGGAGGGACGTGCTCGACCGCGGCCCGTGTGATCCCGATGGGCTCGTCGGAGATGTTGCCCGGCACGGGAAGCGCGAAGTACCAGACCTGGCCCACGCGGGCGTTCTCGCTGCCGACTGTGCCGCTGGCCTGCATGCCGTCGGCCGCCAGTGCGGTGCCCCATCGTCGCCCGTCGGTCCGCTGCGCCGCCGATCCGGCCGGCATCAGGACCGCGAGGAGCAGGACCAGAAGCAGGACACGTATGCGCGTGGACGGCACCGGGCTCACCCGAGACCTTGTCATTCTTCCCCCGAAGTGTGGTGACGAGCCCCACTCCTCTTCTCCGCAGGGCGAGTTGAAGTATGCCGCCCCGCAGAACGGAGGCTTCGCCCTGTTCGCCCCGAGGATGGCCGAATTAAATACACGCAGCGTTGATTTATTGGGCTTCTGCTGCCAAGGTGAGGCAACCCTTACTCAGCAGCCGAGGCAGGAACGATGACCGCCCCCGAGCACAGCCATGCCACCGTCCCCCCGCCCACCCTCCGCTCGATCGTCGCCGAGCACCGCCGGGGGCTCATCACCTCGGCGCTGCTGTCCGTCCTGGCGGCCGCGTGCTCGATGGCCCCCTACGTCGCCGTCTATCTGACGGCCGCCGAACTGTTCGCCCCCGGCCCCGTCGACCAGGGCCGGATCGGATGGATCGCGGCCTTCACCGCTCTGGCCGTCGTCCTGCGCTCCGTACTGGCGGGGGCCTCCTCTCACCTGGCGCACGTCACCGCGTACCGCATCCTGGCCCGCCTGCGGCTCGCGCTCGCCGACCGGCTCCAGCGCATACCGCTGGGGCGGGTGCAGCGCCGCTCCTCCGGTGAGATGAAGAAGCTGCTGCACGACGACGTCGAGCAGCTGGAGGAGGCCCTCGCCCACGGCGTACCGGACCTCGCGGCGGCCGCCGCCGTACCGCTGACCACCACCGCGCTGCTGATGGCCGTCGACTGGCGCCTCGGCCTGGTGGCGCTCGCGGCGCTGGTGCTGCTGCTGGCCGTCTCCGCTACGGGGATGGCGCTGGCGAACAAGAACAACGCGGCCCTCGCCGCCCACACCACGGTCCTCAACACCGCCGTCCTCACCTATCTCCAGGGCATCAAGGTCATCCGGGGCTATCTGCGCCAGGACTCCGGCTACGACCAGGCCCGGGCCGCGGTCATCGAGGGCGCGGAGCTCAGCGAGCGGACCCTGCGCAGCCCGGTGCGCTGGCTGGTCGGCGTGATGACCGTCGCGACCGGCTTCGCCGTGGCGCTGCTGGTGCCGGTCGCCGGGCACGGCTTCGTGGACGGCCGGACGGGGCTGGACACCCTGGCGCTCTTCCTGGTGGTGGCGC carries:
- a CDS encoding coagulation factor 5/8 type domain-containing protein encodes the protein MSVALVRPSRPPVAALHRRRALGFALVAALVATLLGVAQAAPAQAAPVLLSQGSPVTASSEENGGTAAGNAVDGDGGTRWSSAFSDPQWLRIDLGSPAALSRVELSWEAAYAKGYRIELSTNGSDWTTAYSTTTGRGGNETLGVSGEARYVRLTGTERATGYGYSLWEFKVFGTRDGGGGPEIPGGGDLGPNVHVFDPSTPDIQGKVDEIFEQQEEAQFGSGRHALLFKPGTYNNLNAQIGFYTQIAGLGLHPNDTTFNGDVTVDAGWFDGNATQNFWRAAENLTLNPVSGTNRWAVSQAAPFRRMHVKGGLNLAPDGYGWASGGYIADSKIDGEVGPYSQQQWYTRDSSVGGWTNAVWNMTFSGVQGAPATSYPNPPYTTLDTTPISREKPFLYLDGNEYKVFVPEKRVNARGVSWDGGSQRGESIPLDRFYVVKQGATAATINAALAQGLNLLFTPGVYHVDRTIEVNRANTVVLGLGLATVIPDNGVTAMKVADVDGVKLAGFLIDAGPVNSPTLLEIGPQGASADHAANPTTVQDVFIRIGGAGPGKATTSLVVNSHDTIIDHTWVWRADHGEGWGWETNRADYGVRVNGDDVLATGLFVEHFNKYDVEWYGERGRTIFFQNEKAYDAPNQAAIQNGDTKGYAAYRVDDSVEQHEGWGMGSYCYYNVDPTIIQEHGFKAPVKPGVRFHNLLVVSLGGHGQYQHVINNIGSPTSGTSTIPSTVVNFP
- a CDS encoding TetR family transcriptional regulator — its product is MTSPGPRPRRGRPPAAERPPLDRDRIARAALRIAGEEGFGALTMRRLAEELRVTPRALYNLVQDRQEVVDLTARLMMERLPRHVYDVDDWRSTVRRIYRAAREQYRAVPRATLISLDERVTPAEIHPARLLHTEEMLAFLCAIGLGLEDAVHVRGRFLQDVFAFTLLIDYRYDRSDATVRAMMQQPVPAPWLAAHPDLDVPYARAAAELPTLTSDAYFERFVDDAITLIEHRLRR